DNA sequence from the Epinephelus moara isolate mb unplaced genomic scaffold, YSFRI_EMoa_1.0 scaffold3069, whole genome shotgun sequence genome:
GTAGTACTGACAGTAGGTGTAGCACTAACAGTAGATGTAGCACTGACAGTTGGTGTAGCACTGACAGTAGGTGTAGCACTGAAAGTAGGTGTAGCACTGACAGTAGGTGTAGTACTGACAGTAGATGTAGCACTAACAGTAGATGTAGCACTGACAGTAGGTGTTGCACTAACAGTAGATGTAGCACTAACAGTAGATGTAGCACTAACAGTAGATGTAGCGCTAACAGTTGGTGTAGCACTGACACTAAGTGTAGCAATGACAGTAGGTGTAATACTGACAGTTGGTTTAGCACTGACAGTAGATGTAGCACTAACAGTAGGTGTAATACTGACAGTTGGTGTAGCACTAACAGTAGATGTAATATTGACAGTAGGTGTAGCACTGACAGTAGGTGTAATACTGACAGTTGGTGTAGCACTAACAGTAGGTGTAATACTGACAGTAGGTGTAGCACTAACAGTAGGTGTAGCACTGACAGTAGGTGTAGCACTAACAGTAGGTGTAGCACTGACAGTAGGTGTAGCACTAACAGTAGGTGTAGCACTGACAGTAGATGTAGCACTGACAGTAGGTGTAGTACTGACAGTAGATGTAGCACTAACAGTAGATGTAGCACTGAGAGTAGGTGTTGCACTAACAGTGGATGTAGCGCTAACAGTTGGTGTAGCACTGACAGTAGGTGTAGCAATGACAGTAGGTGTAATACTGACAGTTGGTTTAGCACTGACAGTAGGTGTAGCACTAACAGTAGATGTAATATTGACAGTAGGTGTAGCACTGACAGTAGATGTAGCACTAACAGTAGATGTAATATTGACAGTAGGTGTAGCACTGACAGTAGGTGTAATACTGACAGTTGGTGTAGCACTAACAGTAGATGTAATATTGACAGTAGGTGTAGCACTAACAGTCGGTGTAATACTGACAGTAGATGTAGCACTAAGAGTAGGTGTAGCACTAACAGTAGGTGTAGTACTGACAGTAGATGTAGCACTGACAGTAGATGTAGCACTGACAGTTGGTGTAATACTGACAGTAGATGTAGCACTAACAGTAGGTGTAGCACTAACAGTAGGTGTAGTACTGACAATAGATGTAGCACTGACAGTAGGTGTAGCACTAACAGTAGATGTAGCACTGACAGTAGGTGTAGCACTAACAGTAGGTGTAGCACTAACAGTAGGTGTAGNNNNNNNNNNNNNNNNNNNNNNNNNNNNNNNNNNNNNNNNNNNNNNNNNNNNNNNNNNNNNNNNNNNNNNNNNNNNNNNNNNNNNNNNNNNNNNNNNNNNNNNNNNNNNNNNNNNNNNNNNNNNNNNNNNNNNNNNNNNNNNNNNNNNNNNNNNNNNNNNNNNNNNNNNNNNNNNNNNNNNNNNNNNNNNNNNNNNNNNNNNNNNNNNNNNNNNNNNNNNNNNNNNNNNNNNNNNNNNNNNNNNNNNNNNNNNNNNNNNNNNNNNNNNNNNNNNNNNNNNNNNNNNNNNNNNNNNNNNNNNNNNNNNNNNNNNNNNNNNNNNNNNNNNNNNNNNNNNNNNNNNNNNNNNNNNNNNNNNNNNNNNNNNNNNNNNNNNNNNNNNNNNNNNNNNNNNNNNNNNNNNNNNNNNNNNNNNNNNNNNNNNNNNNNNNNNNNNNNNNNNNNNNNNNNNNNNNNNNNNNNNNNNNNNNNNNNNNNNNNNNNNNNNNNNNNNNNNNNNNNNNNNNNNNNNNNNNNNNNNNNNNNNNNNNNNNNNNNNNNNNNNNNNNNNNNNNNNNNNNNNNNNNNNNNNNNNNNNNNNNNNNNNNNNNNNNNNNNNNNNNNNNNNNNNNNNNNNNNNNNNNNNNNNNNNNNNNNNNNNNNNNNNNNNNNNNNNNNNNNNNNNNNNNNNNNNNNNNNNNNNNNNNNNNNNNNNNNNNNNNNNNNNNNNNNNNNNNNNNNNNNNNNNNNNNNNNNNNNNNNNNNNNNNNNNNAGATGTAGCACTAACAGTAGATGTAGCACTAACAGTAGTTGTAGCACTAACAGTAGATGTAGTACTGACAGGTGTAGCACTAACAGTAGATGTAGCACTAACAGTATATGTAGTACTGACAGAAGGTGTAGCACTGACAGTAGATGTAGCACTAACAGTCTATGTAGCACTGACAGTAGTTGTAGCACTAACAGTATATGTAGTACTGACAGAAGGTGTAGCACTAACAGTAGATGTAGCACTAACAGTATATGTAGTACTAACAGTAGGTGTAGCACTGACAGTAGATGTAGCACTAACAGTAGATGTAGCACTAACAGTAGTTGTAGCACTAACAGTAGATGTAGTACTAACAGTAGATGTAGCACTAACAGTAGGTGTAGCACTGACAGTAGATGTAAGTATGAAGACCTCAGGGTGGAGGTCTGTCAcagcatgcagcagcagctccacctGCTGGACAACAGTAGGACTCACAGTTAATGAAGGAAAAACATCCATCATCATCTCATTACTGAGGATGATTTCATTATCAGACTGCAGTccaggtgcaggtgcaggtgcaggtcCAGGTGtaggtgcaggtgcaggtgcaggtccaggtccaggtccaggtccaggtgcaggtgcaggtgcaggtgcaggtgcaggtcCAGGTGCAAGTccaggtgcaggtgcaggtgcaggtccaggtccaggtccaggtctAGGTccaggtgcaggtgcaggtccaggtgcaggtgcaggtgcaggtgcaggtccaggtccaggtgcaggtccaggtccaggtccaggtccaggtccaggtgCAGGTCCGTCTACACAGACGTtttattaaactcattgttacTGTAATTCAGACAGCAGCTGAGATCAGGTGTTCAGTGGAGAAACTAAAGAATGGACTTACAGATATCAAGAGTCCAGGTGAGACAGTCAATccagacagacaggtgacagacagacagatgagagCTGTCAGGGAAGCACACTGCAGCAGTGACACAGTGATCTGAGGCAGAGACACTGGGCTGTGTCAGTAGAGCTGGATCTAATAAGAATGAATGAGATACAGGTGAGGAGGTGGGCGGGGCCAGGCAGAGCACATATGGGGACAGGTGTGTAAGTGGGTGTGTCAGTCAGGTGATGGTGAAATGTGACCCCTGCTGTGGTTTCTGGGTTGAACAACATGTGACctcatgttttcatcatgaTAAGTGTCTGAGAGAGTTCAGCTGTTTGTTCAGCTGAATGCAGCCAAGCTGCAGAAACAAGAAGTGTCAAAGACGTGTCAAAGACGTGGAGGGAAGTTTTATTCAGATTTTAATGAATGCAGCTAAAAATACGActcactgagggctggattcaaaatcatcatcaaacatgtaaatcacaggctgatccaacgtGTGTGACTTTATCACATCCGTTCATCAGGgtcctctgcaccaggaggaacccagggccctctgcaccaggaggaacccagggcccactgcaccaggaggaacccagggacctctgcaccaggaggaactcagggcccactgcaccaggaggaacccagggccctctgcaccaggaggaacccagggccctctgcaccaggaggaacccagggccctctgcaccaggaggaaccagggccctctgcaccaggaggaactcagggcccactgcaccaggaggaacccagggccctctgcaccaggaggaacccagggccctctgcaccaggaggaacccagggcccactgcaccaggaggaacccagggccctctgcaccaggaggaacccagggccctctgcaccaggaggaacccNNNNNNNNNNNNNNNNNNNNNNNNNNNNNNNNNNNNNNNNNNNNNNNNNNNNNNNNNNNNNNNNNNNNNNNNNNNNNNNNNNNNNNNNNNNNNNNNNNNNNNNNNNNNNNNNNNNNNNNNNNNNNNNNNNNNNNNNNNNNNNNNNNNNNNNNNNNNNNNNNNNNNNNNNNNNNNNNNNNNNNNNNNNNNNNNNNNNNNNNNNNNNNNNNNNNNNNNNNNNNNNNNNNNNNNNNNNNNNNNNNNNNNNNNNNNNNNNNNNNNNNNNNNNNNNNNNNNNNNNNNNNNNNNNNNNNNNNNNNNNNNNNNNNNNNNNNNNNNNNNNNNNNNNNNNNNNNNNNNNNNNNNNNNNNNNNNNNNNNNNNNNNNNNNNNNNNNNNNNNNNNNNNNNNNNNNNNNNNNNNNNNNNNNNNNNNNNNNNNNNNNNNNNNNNNNNNNNNNNNNNNNNNNNNNNNNNNNNNNNNNNNNNNNNCAGAGTGTGTGAGGTTCagtctgtgtgtcagagtgtgtgagGTTCAGTCTGTGTCTCAGAGTGTGTGAGGTTCagtctgtgtgtcagagtgtgtgagGTTCAGTCTGTGTCTCAGAGTGTGTGAGGTTCagtttgtgtgtcagagtgtgtgaggttcagtctgtgtgtcagagtgtgtgatgttcagtctgtgtgtcagagtgtgtgtttctcttctatttCAGTGTCACATGAACAGACTGAGACACAGTGTGGtcgggggggtggggggggtggggggggggtgttgtTTCATTTCCGTGTCTTACAGTCAGACTGTCACCGTTCGTCTTCACTCAGACAGGTAGGAACAAACTCACATTtacattcatatttgatcataTATTGATCATATATTGATCATATATTGATACACAGATTAACTTCACGCTCTGGACCGCTCTGAGCTCTGacactgtcctctgtcctgAGACACTGTGGGGACGTCCTCCTGCTGTGAGACACTGTGGGGACGTCCACTCAGTCCCTTCTGCTTCCTTCCAGATGAAATTAATCAATAAGACTGTGGCAGTATTAATAATCAATAACTGATCATCAGTGAATCAGCTGATCAATAATTAATGTAATTATATCGAGCTGTGCTGCAAAAAATACTTTCAGTTTTTACTTCAATGAAAGtagaaatataaacatttaaaaatacagttacagtaaaagTATCCGAGTATTATCAGCTGAATGTAATTAGAGTATTTAAAGTACTCATTCGTCTGTTACAGCtgattattgttttaaatatttaagtgagagcagacacacacacacacacacacacacacaccactgaaaGTGTGCGTTTCCTCCTcacagtgactgacagctgagggGGCGGAGCCAGCAGAGACGACAGCAGCCATGTTGGTTCTTCTCTGGTTACTGATCCTgatgacgacgatgatgatgaagagtGATGGTCAGAGTCTCATAGAGTCATGggttgtttccatggtaacagactGTCAGAGCCGTCATGTGATaattaggtgtgtgtgtgtgtgtgtgtgtgtgtgtgacctttgaccccagcGGCCTCTGCAGAGATCGTCACAGCACGCAGCGGCGGCGCCGTCCTGCTGACGCCACCCCTGCAGGCGGCGAGGAACAGACAGGACATCAGGTGGACCCACCCCCGCCTGGTGATGTCACTGAAGAACAACGTGACCACGTGTCATCACGGGCGCTGCGAGCTGCTGAGCGACGGCTCGCTGAGCTTCAGCCGCGTTCAGAGCGACGACTCAGGGAGCTACAGCCTGGAGGTGTTTGACCAGGACGGGACGCGACTGCTGAGGAAGGACTTCCTGCTCACTGTGGAGGGTGAGGACCACCATGTCCCCTCTGTCCCCTCTGTCCCCATAGTCCCCTCTGTCCCTACTGTCCCCATGTCCCCTCTGTCTCTACTGTCCCTACTGTCCCCTCTGTTCCTACTGTTCCTACTGTCCCCTCTGTCCCCACTATCCCCATAGTCCCCTCTGTCCCTACTGTCTCCATAGTCCCCTCTGTCCCCATA
Encoded proteins:
- the LOC126387246 gene encoding uncharacterized protein LOC126387246 is translated as MLVLLWLLILMTTMMMKSDAASAEIVTARSGGAVLLTPPLQAARNRQDIRWTHPRLVMSLKNNVTTCHHGRCELLSDGSLSFSRVQSDDSGSYSLEVFDQDGTRLLRKDFLLTVEDHSNSSSSSSSSSVVVSVLVCCILLLLLLFIIFFILRRRKRSQRTNPTGPLEENVYVTMHGHHGNKGKAIEEKQESHYVPCHPVVSMETPITEQMSEDVEDVYV